GCTCTATTATTCCATTTAGACCTTTATATCAGGATGTGATATATAATGCAATTGCTTCTGCTACAAAAGACCCAAGATTTAATCCGGTTTCATTGGAAGAATTACCATTTTTAAAAACAAAAGTTTCTATTTTATCTTTCCCGCAAATTTTACAATATAAAGACCCTCAAGATTTACTTGAAAAAATTAAACCATTTGAAGATGGAGTTATTTTAAAATTAGGAGAATATCAAGGAACATTTTTACCTGATGTTTGGGAGCAAATTCCGGATAAAGAAAAATTTTTATCCCATTTATGTCTTAAAGCAGGACTTCCACCAAATTGCTGGATAAAATATCATCCGGAAATCTTTATTTATAAAACAAGAATATTTGAAGATTAAAATTTGGATAATATGATAAAATTTTTGTATAAGTAGTAAGAATTTCAGGAGAAAATTATGATAATAACAGGATTAGCAGAAAAAGTTTTAAATGGATATATATTAACAAAAGAAGAAGCAATATCTATTCTTAATCTTGATAATCATTACTTAATGGATTTGGTAGAGGAAGCTTCTAAGGTTAGGGAAGCAAAATTTCAGAATCAGGTAGAGTTTTGCTCTTTAATAAATGCAAAAAATGGAGCATGTTCGGAAGATTGCTCTTTTTGTGCCCAATCTTCAAAATTTAAAACAGCTATAAATGCTTATCCTCTTGTATCAGAAGAAGAAATGCTTGAAGGTGCAGAAAAAGCAATCTCCATAGAAGCAAACAGATATTGCATAGTAGTAAGTGGTAGAAGGGCAACAAAAGAAGAGGTAGAAAAGATAGCTTCTGCCGTAAAAAAAATAAAACAACTTTATCCATTAAAAGTTTGTTGTTCCATAGGGACGGTAGATAAAGAAGATTTAATTAAATTGAAAGAAGCCGGTGTAAATAGAATAAATCATAACCTTGAAACATCTGAAAGATTTTTTTCCAAAATAGTATCAACCCATACTTGGAAAGAAAGATATGAAACAATAAAAAATATTCAGGAAGTAGGACTTTCAACATGCACCGGTGGAATATTTGGAATGGGAGAAACAGATGAAGATATATATGAGCTTGCATTAACATATAGAAATCTTGGAGTTCATTCTATCCCGCTTAATTTTTTAATTCCTATTCCCGGAACACCACTTGAAAATAGTAATAATCTAACTCCTGAAAGATGTTTAAAAATAGTTGCTTTATTTAGATTTTTAAATCCTGATGCAGAGATAAGACTTTGTGGTGGAAGAGAGCAAAATTTACAAAATCTACACGATGTAGCAATGGAAATAGCAAACTGCTTAATGGCAGGAGGATATTTAACAAGAGCCGGAAGAGAGCCAGGTAAGGATAAAGAAATGATTCTAAGACTTGGAAGAGAGCTTATAACAAATGGAGAGAGTTTTAAAAGACATAAATTAGAAGGTGTAATCACATGAAATATTTAGCCCCATCTATCTTATCAGCAGATTTTTCAAGATTATATGATGAGATAAAAGAAGTTGAAGAAGCCGGAGCAGATATAATACATCTTGATGTTATGGATGGAAGATATGTGCCAAATATAA
Above is a genomic segment from Venenivibrio stagnispumantis containing:
- the amrA gene encoding AmmeMemoRadiSam system protein A — encoded protein: MEDIIKDLNQISEEEGLALVELAKIAIREYLKSDRIIDLKEIPFENWKKKGASFVTLERKDTGELRGCIGSIIPFRPLYQDVIYNAIASATKDPRFNPVSLEELPFLKTKVSILSFPQILQYKDPQDLLEKIKPFEDGVILKLGEYQGTFLPDVWEQIPDKEKFLSHLCLKAGLPPNCWIKYHPEIFIYKTRIFED
- the bioB gene encoding biotin synthase BioB; its protein translation is MIITGLAEKVLNGYILTKEEAISILNLDNHYLMDLVEEASKVREAKFQNQVEFCSLINAKNGACSEDCSFCAQSSKFKTAINAYPLVSEEEMLEGAEKAISIEANRYCIVVSGRRATKEEVEKIASAVKKIKQLYPLKVCCSIGTVDKEDLIKLKEAGVNRINHNLETSERFFSKIVSTHTWKERYETIKNIQEVGLSTCTGGIFGMGETDEDIYELALTYRNLGVHSIPLNFLIPIPGTPLENSNNLTPERCLKIVALFRFLNPDAEIRLCGGREQNLQNLHDVAMEIANCLMAGGYLTRAGREPGKDKEMILRLGRELITNGESFKRHKLEGVIT